The DNA window TTAAATCCTATATTCGTGATCAAATTATCAAACAAGGGGGATGGGTAAATGCACACGCTCATGCAGATCGTGCATTCACTATGACCCCAGAGAAAATTCATATCTACCACAATAGCAACTTACAGCAAAAATGGGATTTAGTGGATGAAATTAAACGCAATTCAAGTATTGATGATTATTATGCTCGCTTTAGTCAAGCAATAGAACTTATGATTTCACAAGGGGTAACAGCCTTTGGTACCTTTGTTGATATTGATCCAATTTGTCGAGATCGAGCTATTCTTGCCGCACATAAAGCCCGTGAAGTATATAAAAATGATATTGAACTTAAATTTGCCAACCAAACCTTAAAAGGTGTTATTGATCCTATTGCAAAACAATGGTTTGACATAGGTGCAGAAATGGTGGATATCATCGGTGGTTTACCATATCGAGATGAAGTTGATCACGGTAAAGGATTAGAAGCGATGGATATTTTAATGGATAAAGCAAAATCCTTAGGAAAAATGCTACATGTTCATGTTGATCAATTTAATACACCGCAAGAAAAAGAAACGGAACAACTTTGCGATAAAACCATTGAACATCAAATGGAAGGAAAAGTAGTCGCTATCCATGGAATTTCGATTGGGGCTCATTCAAAACAATACCGTTACAATCTATATAAAAAAATGAGAAAAGCCAAAATGATGATGATTGCATGCCCTATGGCATGGATCGATAGTGAACGTAAAGAAGAACTAATGCCATTCCATAACGCATTAACACCTGTCGATGAAATGATTCCAGAAGGAATTACTGTGGCTATCGGTACTGATAATATCTGTGATTATATGGTACCGCTATGCGAGGGAGATATGTGGCAAGAATTAAGCCTTCTTTCAGCTGGCTGTCGTTTCCCACACTTAGAAACGATGGTTGATATTGCAAGTCATAATGGCAGAAAAGTTTTAGGATTAGAAAAATATTAATCTCATTATGGTATTTAACTCTAAGAACAATAAATATTGATTCTATTAATAAACAACAATAGGAATATTCTCCACTTAGAGTTTAAATACACTAAATATTATTCTTTATAAATCAATAATATATAAAAATATCACTTTGAATTACTGATAATTCATGTATTAAATTTATATAAAAAAGTCAAAAACAGCTGATTAAGTAAAAAATGTGTAGTCTTCTAAGGAAAGAAATAAAAGAAGTAGACTCTTAATGGCAGGGGCGGAGAGGCTCGAACTCCCAACACCCGGTTTTGGAGACCGGTGCTCTACCAATTGAACTACGCCCCTAAAGATAGGATTTTAGATAAAAAAATGGCGGAATGGACGGGACTCGAACCCGCGACCCCCTGCGTGACAGGCAGGTATTCTAACCAGCTGAACTACCACTCCGCAAAT is part of the Mergibacter septicus genome and encodes:
- a CDS encoding amidohydrolase family protein translates to MNHIRTFKSYIRDQIIKQGGWVNAHAHADRAFTMTPEKIHIYHNSNLQQKWDLVDEIKRNSSIDDYYARFSQAIELMISQGVTAFGTFVDIDPICRDRAILAAHKAREVYKNDIELKFANQTLKGVIDPIAKQWFDIGAEMVDIIGGLPYRDEVDHGKGLEAMDILMDKAKSLGKMLHVHVDQFNTPQEKETEQLCDKTIEHQMEGKVVAIHGISIGAHSKQYRYNLYKKMRKAKMMMIACPMAWIDSERKEELMPFHNALTPVDEMIPEGITVAIGTDNICDYMVPLCEGDMWQELSLLSAGCRFPHLETMVDIASHNGRKVLGLEKY